In a genomic window of Oncorhynchus masou masou isolate Uvic2021 chromosome 4, UVic_Omas_1.1, whole genome shotgun sequence:
- the LOC135520691 gene encoding uncharacterized protein LOC135520691 translates to MRLETLVSEVWGTFVQNRVSSYKPAVNITVEEQWFPRNAKCSFTQYILYKQDKWGMKFRLAADVDSKYVLNVFPYLGKDESQHPENVGMRLVEPYLGEGRNVNTDEIFTSLPLANKWIDKNTSLVGVVNKMIPELPPSACNPSQAELLSTAVLKHDKAALTVYKCKPRENVCILSTMHLTVAIGGDTKRTRDPDALKQHTVGVDTMARHFTVKGGTRRWPFAVFYNLLGLAAINAHVLFTLCTGKTSRGEISSCSWHWRFVRTTRAPGARQQRTTCQMTHHRSSEKKRQWTDAHGKKTATSAGRNLSAESAHSRIKICRRFVLNVME, encoded by the exons ATGCGCCTGGAAACCCTGGTATCAGAAGTGTGGGGAACGTTTGTACAGAACCGTGTTTCCTCTTACAAGCCTGCAGTTAACATTACCGTTGAGGAGCAATGGTTCCCCAGAAACGCTAAGTGCAGCTTTACGCAGTACATCCTTTACAAGCAAGACAAGTGGGGCATGAAGTTTCGGTTGGCAGCTGACGTTGACAGCAAGTACGTGCTGAATGTCTTTCCATATCTGGGGAAAGATGAATCTCAGCATCCTGAAAATGTGGGCATGAGGCTTGTAGAACCTTACCTTGGCGAGGGTAGGAATGTAAACACAGACGAGATCTTCACATCACTTCCATTGGCAAATAAATGGATTGACAAGAACACAAGCCTGGTGGGGGTGGTGAATAAGATGATACCGGAGCTGCCTCCATCTGCATGTAACCCGTCACAAGCAGAGCTGTTATCCACAGCGGTGCTGAAGCACGACAAAGCAGCACTTACGGTTTACAAATGTAAGCCAAGAGAGAACGTCTGTATCCTGAGTACTATGCATCTGACAGTTGCCATTGGCGGTGACACAAAGAGAACCAGAGACCCTGACGCActaaaacaacacacag ttGGTGTGGATACGATGGCCAGACATTTCACGGTGAAAGGGGGTACTCGCCGCTGGCCCTTTGCCGTATTCTACAACTTGCTTGGCCTGGCTGCTATCAACGCGCACGTTTTGTTCACCCTGTGCACTGGTAAGACATCACGAGGAGAGATTTCATCATGCAGTTGGCATTGGCGCTTCGTGAGAACCACACGAGCGCCAGGGGCAAGGCAGCAGCGCACGACGTGCCAAATGACGCACCACCGCTCTTCCGAGAAGAAGAGACAGTGGACGGATGCGCACGGAAAGAAAACTGCGACTTCTGCGGGAAGAAATTTGTCCGCGGAAAGTGCTCATTCCAGAATAAAGATTTGTCGAAGATTTGTGTTGAATGTCATGGAATAA